The Mycolicibacterium mageritense genome contains a region encoding:
- a CDS encoding GntR family transcriptional regulator translates to MTLTDLSFGDTEAAAETSADRAYEILRERLVMLDIRPGEPINDEHLAAELGVGRTPVREALKRLERDRLVIAYPRRGTFATAVDMTDLADISEIRKQLEPTAAARAARAATAEARARLSALAAGIAQIDDADDPREVLRRDVHVHREIYRASGNPHLEQILVSLDAHATRIWCLFLDRLPDVAGHVREHVALMEAIVAGDATTAAELTLAHVNGFERAIRALL, encoded by the coding sequence ATGACGCTGACCGATCTGTCATTCGGCGACACCGAGGCGGCTGCGGAAACCAGCGCGGACCGCGCCTACGAGATCTTGCGCGAACGCCTGGTGATGCTCGACATCCGGCCGGGCGAACCGATCAACGACGAGCACCTCGCGGCGGAGCTCGGTGTCGGCCGCACGCCGGTGCGGGAGGCGCTCAAGCGGCTCGAGCGTGACCGCCTGGTGATCGCCTATCCGCGCCGCGGCACCTTCGCGACCGCCGTGGACATGACCGATCTCGCCGACATCTCCGAGATCCGAAAGCAACTCGAACCCACGGCCGCCGCCAGGGCGGCGCGCGCGGCCACCGCCGAGGCCCGGGCCCGGCTGAGTGCGCTCGCCGCGGGCATCGCGCAGATCGACGACGCCGACGACCCGCGCGAGGTGCTGCGGCGCGACGTTCATGTACACCGTGAGATCTACCGCGCGTCGGGAAATCCCCATCTCGAACAGATCCTGGTCAGCCTCGATGCGCACGCCACCCGGATCTGGTGCCTGTTTCTCGACCGACTGCCCGACGTCGCCGGGCACGTTCGTGAACACGTCGCGCTGATGGAGGCCATCGTCGCCGGCGACGCGACGACCGCGGCCGAGCTCACGCTCGCGCACGTCAACGGCTTCGAGCGCGCGATCCGGGCGTTGCTGTAA
- a CDS encoding GntR family transcriptional regulator: MSVVGVETFDDVDFGDLSYADQAYLVIRDKLIMLDIRPNEAIVESDLAAQLKLGRTPVREALKRLEADRLVVSFPRRGTFATGVDVADLRHISQIRVNLEPVAARSAAENASPMVRAHLLELADRTAALKIEDIDRDELMRWDLRVHRAIYRATGNPHLEDVLVRYDNLATRIFCLFLDRLPTVARHVGEHTDLLRAIARGDAEAAAKIAHDHVVGFEEAIRAIV; the protein is encoded by the coding sequence GTGAGTGTTGTGGGTGTGGAAACGTTCGACGACGTCGACTTCGGCGATCTGTCCTATGCCGATCAGGCCTATCTCGTGATCCGGGACAAGCTCATCATGCTCGACATCCGGCCGAACGAGGCGATCGTCGAAAGTGACCTCGCTGCGCAGCTGAAGCTCGGTCGCACGCCGGTCCGCGAAGCGCTGAAACGCCTCGAAGCCGACCGGTTGGTCGTCTCGTTCCCGCGCCGCGGCACGTTTGCCACCGGGGTCGATGTCGCGGACCTCCGCCACATCTCGCAGATCCGCGTCAACCTCGAACCCGTCGCGGCCCGATCGGCGGCCGAGAACGCCTCGCCCATGGTGCGGGCGCACCTCCTCGAACTTGCCGACCGGACCGCCGCGCTCAAGATCGAGGACATCGACCGTGACGAGCTCATGCGGTGGGATCTGCGCGTGCACCGGGCGATTTACCGGGCCACCGGCAATCCGCATCTCGAAGACGTCCTGGTGCGCTACGACAATCTCGCCACCCGGATCTTCTGCCTGTTCCTCGACCGACTGCCCACGGTCGCGCGCCACGTGGGGGAGCACACCGACCTGCTGAGGGCCATCGCCCGCGGCGACGCCGAAGCGGCCGCCAAGATCGCCCACGATCACGTCGTCGGCTTCGAGGAAGCCATCCGCGCGATCGTGTGA
- the purU gene encoding formyltetrahydrofolate deformylase: MTQNFTLTLSCPQRPGIVHAVSSFLFSRGCDIAEHQQFDDTRSQAFFLRTKFICNDDNTDVARLTEDFGAVAAEFGMEFRFVDTELPRVLVMVSKMGHCLNDLIFRWRAGTLGGELVAVVTNHETLRPMAEAAGLPFVHIPVTPATKPEAEAELLALVDTLDADLVVLARYMQVLSDEACQALRGRAINIHHSFLPGFKGAKPYHQAFDRGVKLVGATAHYVTPDLDEGPIIEQEVIRIDHSFDPARLATVGQDAEALALSRAVRWHCENRVLLHGHRTVVFS; the protein is encoded by the coding sequence ATGACGCAGAACTTCACCCTGACCCTGAGCTGCCCGCAGCGCCCGGGGATCGTCCACGCGGTCAGTTCCTTCCTGTTCTCGCGCGGATGCGACATCGCCGAGCATCAGCAATTCGACGACACGCGCAGCCAGGCCTTCTTCCTGCGGACCAAGTTCATCTGCAATGACGACAACACCGATGTGGCGCGGTTGACCGAAGATTTCGGCGCGGTCGCCGCCGAATTCGGCATGGAGTTCCGGTTCGTCGACACCGAACTGCCCCGCGTCCTGGTGATGGTCTCGAAGATGGGCCACTGCCTCAACGACCTGATCTTCCGTTGGCGCGCAGGCACTCTGGGCGGCGAACTGGTCGCGGTGGTCACCAACCACGAGACCCTGCGGCCGATGGCCGAAGCGGCGGGCCTACCGTTCGTGCACATCCCGGTGACCCCGGCGACCAAGCCCGAGGCGGAAGCTGAGCTACTCGCCCTCGTCGACACGTTGGACGCCGACCTGGTGGTGCTCGCGCGGTACATGCAGGTGCTCTCGGACGAAGCCTGCCAAGCGCTGCGCGGCCGCGCCATCAACATCCACCACTCGTTCCTCCCGGGATTCAAGGGCGCCAAGCCGTACCATCAGGCCTTCGACCGTGGCGTGAAACTCGTTGGCGCCACCGCACATTACGTGACACCCGACCTCGACGAGGGTCCGATCATCGAGCAAGAGGTGATCCGGATCGACCACTCCTTCGACCCCGCGCGGTTGGCCACCGTGGGTCAGGATGCCGAGGCGTTGGCCCTGTCGCGGGCTGTGCGCTGGCATTGCGAGAACCGCGTGCTGCTGCACGGGCATCGCACCGTGGTGTTCAGCTGA
- a CDS encoding GcvT family protein — translation MGSPRVVIIGAGIVGANVADELTARGWDRVTVLDQGPLPLTGGSTSHAPGLVFQTSPSKTMTTFASYTASKFLSLDVDGEWCFNQVGGLEVATTEQRLAELHRRQGWATSWGVAASVIDPQECAKLHPLLDADRILGGLYVESDGLAKASRVVVALARRAQSRGAVFQGSTKVTGIEHSGGRVTGVATANGVVPADIVVSCGGFWGPDLGALIGMDVPLLPLAHQYAKTDQIPELVGRNTELSEAGFPILRHQDQDLYFREHVDRLGIGSYAHRPMPVDMSELPDGEISADAMPSMLQFTEEDFAPAWEQSQKLLPCLQTAKVESGFNGIFSFTPDGGPLIGESPDVSGFWIAEAVWVTHSAGVARAVAQLLIDGRSEVELHGCDVHRFEDVQLDPGYVSETSQQNFVEIYDILHPLQPKESPRNLRVSPFHVRQTELGAVFLESGGWERPHWFEANAALVDELPVAWQPPARDEWSAMFHSRIAAAEAWRTRTAVALYDMTPLKRLEISGPGALALLERTTTGKMDKSVGSVTYTLALDEAGGVRSDLTVARLGADSFQVGANGNLDLDYFRRQAPSDGSVTVRDITGGTCCIGVWGPRARDLVSALSRDDFSNEAFKYFRAKQVRIGGVPVTAMRLSYVGELGWELYTSADNGLRLWDALWAEGQRHGIIAAGRAAFNSLRLEKGYRSWGTDMTTEHNPYEAGLGFAVRTQKDGFIGRDALVGVSDDTVERRLACLTIDDGKQVVLGSEPVFLDGSPAGYVTSAAFGHTVGVPIAYAWLPATAVPGTKVEIQYFDRRVPATVVAEPLVDPEMKKIRS, via the coding sequence ATGGGATCACCTCGCGTCGTGATCATCGGCGCCGGCATCGTCGGCGCCAACGTGGCGGACGAACTCACCGCGCGCGGGTGGGATCGCGTGACGGTGCTGGATCAGGGGCCGTTGCCCCTGACCGGTGGTTCCACCTCGCACGCGCCCGGCCTGGTGTTCCAGACGAGTCCGTCGAAAACGATGACCACGTTCGCGAGCTACACGGCGAGCAAGTTCCTGTCTCTCGACGTGGACGGCGAGTGGTGCTTCAACCAGGTCGGCGGTCTCGAAGTGGCCACCACCGAGCAACGCCTCGCCGAGCTGCACCGCAGGCAGGGGTGGGCCACGTCGTGGGGTGTCGCCGCCTCGGTCATCGACCCGCAGGAATGCGCGAAGTTGCATCCGCTGCTCGACGCCGACCGCATCCTGGGTGGCCTGTACGTCGAGAGCGACGGGCTGGCCAAGGCCTCCCGCGTCGTGGTGGCGCTGGCCCGCCGCGCGCAGAGTCGCGGCGCCGTGTTCCAGGGTTCGACGAAGGTCACGGGCATCGAGCACAGCGGTGGCCGGGTCACCGGCGTCGCCACCGCCAACGGTGTCGTGCCCGCCGACATCGTCGTGTCGTGCGGCGGATTCTGGGGCCCGGACCTCGGCGCGCTGATCGGCATGGACGTCCCGCTGCTGCCGCTGGCCCACCAGTACGCCAAGACCGACCAGATTCCCGAACTCGTCGGCCGCAACACCGAGCTGTCCGAAGCCGGATTTCCGATCCTCCGGCATCAGGACCAGGATCTGTACTTCCGTGAGCACGTCGACCGCCTCGGCATCGGCTCCTACGCGCACCGTCCGATGCCGGTGGACATGAGCGAGCTACCCGACGGCGAAATCAGCGCCGACGCAATGCCTTCCATGCTGCAGTTCACCGAGGAGGACTTCGCACCGGCGTGGGAGCAGTCCCAGAAGCTGCTGCCGTGCCTGCAGACCGCGAAGGTCGAGTCCGGCTTCAACGGCATCTTCTCGTTCACCCCCGACGGCGGGCCGCTGATCGGCGAATCCCCTGACGTGTCCGGCTTCTGGATCGCCGAGGCCGTGTGGGTCACTCATTCCGCCGGGGTGGCACGGGCGGTGGCCCAGCTGCTGATCGACGGGCGGTCAGAAGTCGAACTGCACGGCTGCGACGTCCATCGCTTCGAAGACGTCCAACTCGACCCCGGCTACGTCAGCGAGACGTCACAGCAGAACTTCGTCGAGATCTACGACATCCTGCATCCGTTGCAGCCCAAGGAATCCCCGCGCAATCTCCGGGTGAGCCCCTTTCATGTCCGCCAGACCGAGCTCGGGGCGGTGTTCCTGGAAAGCGGTGGATGGGAACGGCCGCACTGGTTCGAGGCGAACGCCGCGCTGGTCGACGAACTGCCCGTGGCATGGCAGCCACCCGCTCGCGACGAGTGGTCGGCGATGTTCCACTCCCGCATCGCCGCCGCGGAGGCGTGGCGCACCCGCACGGCGGTCGCGCTCTACGACATGACGCCGCTCAAGCGGCTGGAGATCTCGGGCCCCGGCGCGCTGGCCCTGCTGGAGCGCACCACCACCGGCAAGATGGACAAGTCGGTCGGTTCGGTCACCTACACCCTCGCGTTGGACGAAGCAGGCGGTGTCCGAAGCGATCTCACGGTGGCGCGGCTGGGCGCAGACTCGTTCCAGGTGGGCGCCAACGGCAACCTCGACCTGGACTACTTCCGTCGACAGGCGCCGTCCGACGGCAGTGTCACGGTCCGCGACATCACGGGTGGCACGTGCTGCATCGGCGTGTGGGGCCCACGGGCCCGCGACCTCGTCTCGGCACTGAGCCGCGACGACTTCTCCAACGAGGCGTTCAAGTACTTCCGGGCCAAGCAGGTTCGCATCGGCGGCGTACCGGTCACCGCGATGCGGTTGTCGTACGTCGGCGAGCTCGGCTGGGAACTGTACACGTCGGCCGACAACGGCCTGCGGCTCTGGGACGCCCTGTGGGCCGAGGGTCAGCGGCACGGGATCATCGCGGCCGGGCGGGCCGCGTTCAACAGCCTCCGGCTCGAAAAGGGTTATCGCTCATGGGGTACTGACATGACCACCGAGCACAATCCGTACGAGGCCGGCCTCGGTTTCGCCGTCCGGACGCAGAAGGATGGCTTCATCGGGCGTGACGCACTCGTCGGGGTGTCCGACGACACCGTCGAACGCCGGCTGGCATGCCTGACGATCGATGACGGCAAGCAGGTCGTCCTGGGATCGGAGCCCGTGTTCCTCGACGGCAGCCCTGCCGGCTACGTCACCAGCGCGGCGTTCGGCCACACCGTCGGGGTGCCCATCGCCTACGCGTGGCTGCCCGCCACCGCGGTACCCGGTACGAAAGTCGAGATCCAGTACTTCGACCGGCGAGTTCCCGCCACGGTGGTCGCCGAGCCGCTCGTCGACCCCGAGATGAAGAAGATCCGGTCCTGA
- a CDS encoding IclR family transcriptional regulator → MSNGSSESGNGGVQSVDRALHALEILAREGEAGVTELAADIGVHKSTASRLLGSLEERELVEQVHERGKYRLGFGILRLANAVSGRLDVSQQGREICERFAAEIGETVNIAVLRSHYAVNVDQARGPSAVGTQNWVGTLTPLHATSSGKVLLAFMAPEARRELLEAAGLTRFTERTITSIDDLEQALIPVPGDGYAVSLEELEHGLNAVAAPIRDHRGAVIAALSVSGPVYRLTEERTKEIVPAVVAAADAVALRMGYQG, encoded by the coding sequence ATGAGCAACGGGAGCTCAGAGTCCGGCAATGGCGGCGTGCAGTCAGTCGACCGCGCGTTGCACGCTCTCGAGATCCTGGCGCGCGAAGGTGAAGCCGGCGTGACCGAACTCGCTGCCGACATCGGTGTCCACAAGTCCACGGCATCTCGGCTGTTGGGCTCCCTGGAGGAGCGCGAGCTGGTCGAACAGGTTCATGAGCGGGGGAAATACCGGCTGGGCTTCGGGATCCTGCGATTGGCCAACGCGGTGTCGGGGCGGCTCGACGTCTCGCAGCAGGGGCGGGAGATCTGTGAGCGTTTTGCCGCCGAGATCGGCGAAACGGTCAACATCGCGGTGCTGCGTTCGCACTACGCGGTCAACGTGGATCAGGCCCGCGGCCCGTCGGCGGTCGGCACGCAGAACTGGGTCGGCACCCTCACGCCGTTGCACGCGACGTCGAGCGGCAAGGTTCTGCTCGCGTTCATGGCGCCGGAGGCGCGGCGCGAGCTGCTCGAGGCTGCCGGTCTGACGCGCTTCACCGAGCGCACCATCACGTCCATCGATGACCTCGAACAAGCGCTGATCCCCGTCCCGGGCGACGGCTACGCGGTGTCGCTCGAGGAGCTGGAGCACGGGCTGAACGCGGTCGCCGCGCCGATCCGTGATCATCGCGGTGCGGTGATTGCCGCGCTCAGCGTCTCGGGGCCGGTGTATCGCCTCACCGAGGAGCGCACGAAAGAGATCGTGCCCGCGGTGGTGGCGGCGGCGGACGCGGTGGCGCTCCGCATGGGGTACCAAGGCTGA
- a CDS encoding BCCT family transporter: MPEGQEDDELDVPLCARRAVTDKVVFGVTAVLVAVILGWGLIWPAAFQSTMGGVLGWVVDNLGWLFIIAATCFVLFAVWLALSKYGRIPLGADDEKPEFHTVSWIAMMFSAGMGIGLIFWGVTEPLTHFVNPPPGLADSKAGTALATALFHWGFHPWSMYAVVGLSIAYGSYRMGRRQLISSSFVSLLGIKRVEGPIGKMIDILAIFATMFGTAASLGLGALQIGSGIEVVGWVEKAGTLLLVTVVALLTFAFVASAVSGVSRGIQWLSNINMVLALILAVFVFVLGPTVFILNLLPTTLGDYAANLASMSARSAAGGPETGEWLSSWTIFYWAWWISWTPFVGMFLARISRGRSIRQFVVGVILVPTTVSLVWFVIFGGAGIGQQQDGIDVYGSGKPESTLFGMLDHLPLAGVSTLLVMALVAIFFVSGADAASMVMGTLSQGGSLFPSRWAVAFWGLSTGAVAVLMLWVGGNDALNGLQTMTIIVAAPFVIVMIGMCVSLYLDVSRDPLVADLRRTAPARRK, encoded by the coding sequence ATCCCAGAGGGGCAGGAGGATGACGAGCTCGACGTCCCGCTGTGTGCCCGCCGGGCCGTCACCGACAAGGTGGTGTTCGGGGTCACCGCGGTGCTGGTGGCGGTCATCCTCGGCTGGGGGCTGATCTGGCCGGCGGCGTTCCAGTCCACCATGGGCGGGGTGCTCGGCTGGGTGGTCGACAACCTCGGCTGGCTGTTCATCATCGCGGCGACATGTTTCGTGTTGTTCGCGGTCTGGCTCGCACTGAGCAAGTACGGGCGGATCCCGCTCGGGGCCGATGACGAGAAGCCCGAGTTCCACACGGTCAGCTGGATCGCGATGATGTTCAGCGCGGGTATGGGCATCGGCCTGATCTTCTGGGGCGTCACCGAACCCCTCACCCACTTCGTGAATCCACCTCCCGGGCTTGCCGATTCGAAAGCCGGCACCGCATTGGCGACGGCGCTGTTCCACTGGGGCTTCCACCCGTGGTCGATGTATGCCGTCGTCGGTCTGTCGATCGCCTACGGCAGTTACCGCATGGGGCGCAGGCAGCTGATCAGCTCGTCGTTCGTCTCCCTGCTCGGCATCAAGCGGGTCGAGGGGCCCATCGGGAAGATGATCGACATCCTGGCGATCTTCGCGACCATGTTCGGTACGGCGGCGTCGCTGGGCCTGGGGGCATTGCAGATCGGCTCGGGTATCGAGGTCGTCGGGTGGGTCGAGAAGGCCGGAACGCTGCTGCTCGTGACGGTCGTCGCGTTGCTCACCTTCGCGTTCGTGGCGTCCGCCGTTTCGGGGGTCTCGCGGGGCATCCAGTGGCTGTCGAACATCAACATGGTGCTCGCGCTCATCCTGGCCGTCTTCGTGTTCGTCCTCGGGCCGACCGTGTTCATCCTCAATCTCCTGCCCACCACACTGGGCGACTACGCGGCCAACCTCGCGTCGATGTCAGCGCGGTCCGCGGCAGGCGGTCCGGAAACCGGTGAGTGGCTGTCGTCGTGGACCATCTTCTACTGGGCGTGGTGGATCTCCTGGACCCCCTTCGTCGGGATGTTCCTGGCCCGCATCAGCCGGGGTCGTTCGATCCGGCAGTTCGTCGTCGGCGTGATCCTGGTGCCCACCACGGTGAGCCTGGTCTGGTTCGTCATCTTCGGGGGCGCGGGCATCGGCCAGCAGCAGGACGGTATCGACGTGTACGGCTCCGGCAAACCCGAGTCCACGCTGTTCGGCATGCTCGACCACCTGCCGTTGGCCGGGGTCTCGACGCTGTTGGTCATGGCGCTCGTCGCGATCTTCTTCGTGTCGGGTGCGGACGCGGCCTCGATGGTCATGGGCACGCTGTCTCAGGGCGGCTCGCTGTTCCCGTCGCGGTGGGCGGTGGCGTTCTGGGGGTTGAGCACCGGAGCGGTTGCGGTCCTGATGCTGTGGGTCGGCGGCAACGACGCGTTGAACGGCCTGCAGACCATGACGATCATCGTCGCGGCACCGTTCGTCATCGTGATGATCGGCATGTGCGTGTCGCTATATCTCGACGTGTCCCGTGATCCGTTGGTCGCGGATCTTCGCCGCACCGCCCCGGCCCGCCGCAAGTAG
- a CDS encoding bifunctional 3-phenylpropionate/cinnamic acid dioxygenase ferredoxin subunit produces MLEICPLSDLPPGEARRVEADPPIAVFHTEDGEVFAIDDTCSHQDASLADGWLEGCEVECPLHASRFNLRTGAVDAPPAKLPVRTHAVVIEDGVIHVELSAEKPNLPPDIRARLGEGSKA; encoded by the coding sequence ATGCTCGAGATCTGCCCGCTCTCCGATCTGCCTCCGGGGGAGGCCCGCCGGGTGGAAGCCGATCCGCCCATCGCGGTCTTCCACACCGAGGACGGCGAGGTGTTCGCCATCGACGACACGTGCTCGCACCAGGACGCCTCGCTGGCCGACGGCTGGTTGGAGGGTTGCGAGGTCGAATGCCCGCTGCACGCTTCGCGTTTCAATCTCCGCACGGGCGCGGTTGATGCGCCGCCGGCGAAGCTTCCGGTGCGCACCCACGCCGTGGTCATCGAGGACGGTGTCATCCACGTCGAGCTCAGCGCCGAGAAGCCGAACCTGCCGCCCGACATCCGGGCACGTCTGGGCGAGGGAAGCAAAGCGTGA